A genomic window from Chaetodon trifascialis isolate fChaTrf1 chromosome 22, fChaTrf1.hap1, whole genome shotgun sequence includes:
- the fbxo18 gene encoding F-box DNA helicase 1 isoform X2: MEEAVKGKVKRRHLNAAECDELGRSAEGTNALTLPHAVRHGQGSRDPSRWLYPKTPTKRRKCASASGSPAGQQKGINDFFSVTGVISTSPHKSSQSQSSTHTNGLNGELFPKGEPKIVKEEDNDDYVSMLAAAMTPEPEAEEDEVDDVSLLAAVMGPESKIKQEEEVDYLEGMTAEMFGDDEEFDRCDSDIHKEDEEVEALPDAHYGLLGSSKVLLQPQGCIEDLPEELLRQVLCQVPAQDLYRNVSLVCHRWRNIIKDSKFVPFKKQYYRYVMREQATELEILSVLRSSGITNPASSQHSIRYLVVLMAQHKVGERLRPEDVLECVKKHRLFPQAEASIRLRIPDIQKHFNLGVEGPNPYAAMAVILILSESVADVQALVSLLSGCMSDTAITEYLSHMAMMLLALMRNNIQISNRLHYNIYYVLHLMENGPFSVGPGQSGRPQIHLTREQQLILSHDIQRDHVVKIVAFAGTGKTTTLVKYAEQRPHLRFLYVAFNKSVASEAQRRFPSNVDCKTVHALAFKDVGRSYHLHKKLIFSLTPFTINSVLPEGRGGFIKAKVVTSTLNAFMASTDRTITTRHVPSTRVSKNGHREEIDEYEKPLFVRDARTIWNKMTDLNETQEYAYYMTHDGYLKLWQLQIPKPQLSDRYDVLFIDEAQDCTPAIMDVLLSQSCGKILVGDPHQQIYTFKGAVNALHIVNHTHIYYLTQSFRFGAEIAYVGATILNVCKSVQKILVGGKQKGGVCDETAENMTAAMRTGVSHCRGKTAILSRCNLSVFSEAVRLTDANPLCRIHFIGGVTSIGLNRILDIWQLMQESREVSRGPGQQPKFIRDPLIRSFVRRSQNPFGALKKYVTQTEDRELEAKLSIVEKYGSRIPELAMRLKRCYENDFNNADFIVGTVHKAKGLEFDTVMVSEGFAKVPSSRHNLHFNPDFLFANIPDDEWNLLYVAVTRAKTSLVITKTIRHILTVAGEYFLESQMPSSLLKVGEPVPCIVTDCPNCVTPSSAFVMFKRQMKCTDGVSDGGPLCERCVWTRIGPTAFLMTDDVLSMAEIPRRLGPLDHHVMFLALF, from the exons ATGGAGGAGGCTGTCAAAG GGAAGGTCAAAAGGAGGCACCTGAACGCAGCAGAGTGTGATGAACTGGGACGAAGTGCAGAGGGCACTAATGCCCTCACCCTGCCCCACGCCGTCAGGCATGGGCAAGGCAGCCGCGACCCCAGCCGGTGGCTTTACCCTAAGACACCCACCAAGCGACGGAAGTGTG CATCTGCCTCAGGAAGTCCTGCTGGGCAACAGAAGGGCATCAACGACTTCTTCTCTGTGACAGGAGTCATCAGTACGAGTCCGCACAAATCCTCCCAGTCTCAgtcttccacacacacaaatggactCAATGGAGAGCTTTTTCCCAAAGGAGAGCCAAAGATtgtgaaagaggaggacaaTGATGACtatgtcagcatgttagctgcTGCAATGACACCAGAACCTGAAGCAGAGGAGGACGAGGTTGACgatgttagcctgttagctgcCGTGATGGGGCCAGAGTCTAAGataaagcaggaggaggaggtggattATCTGGAGGGAATGACAGCAGAGATGTTTGGGGACGATGAAGAATTTGACCGATGTGACAGTGACATTCACaaggaggacgaggaggtggAGGCCCTCCCTGACGCCCACTATGGGCTCCTGGGCAGCAGCAAGGTTTTGCTGCAGCCCCAGGGCTGCATAGAGGACCTTCCAGAAGAGTTGCTGAGGCAAGTACTGTGCCAGGTCCCTGCCCAGGACCTCTACCGCAATGTCAGCCTTGTTTGCCATCGCTGGAGGAACATCATCAAAGACAGCAAG TTTGTCCCCTTTAAGAAACAATACTACCGCTACGTGATGAGGGAGCAGGCCACAGAACTGGAGATCCTCTCCGTCCTGAGGAGCAGCGGCATAACAAATCCAGCATCATCACAGCACAGCATACGATACCTTGTTGT GTTAATGGCACAGCATAAGGTCGGAGAGCGGTTGAGACCGGAGGATGTTCTGGAGTGTGTTAAGAAACATCGCCTCTTTCCTCAGGCCGAAGCCTCCATAAGATTACGTATTCCTGACATTCAGAAGCACTTTAACCTCGGCGTGGAG GGTCCCAACCCTTACGCGGCCATGGCTGTCATACTGATCCTAAGTGAGAGTGTTGCTGACGTGCAGGCCTTGGTGTCTCTGCTCAGCGGCTGCATGTCGGACACCGCCATCACAGAGTACCTCAGCCACATGGCCATGATGTTGCTTGCCTTAATGAGGAACAACATCCAGATTAGCAACAG GTTGCATTACAACATCTACTATGTACTTCACCTGATGGAGAACGGGCCCTTTTCTGTTGGCCCCGGTCAGAGTGG GCGGCCTCAGATCCACCTCACACGTGAACAGCAGCTCATCCTCAGCCACGACATCCAGCGAGACCATGTGGTGAAGATCGTGGCTTTTGCAG GTACAGGCAAGACGACCACGCTGGTGAAGTACGCCGAGCAGCGGCCGCACCTCCGCTTCCTGTATGTGGCCTTCAACAAGTCAGTGGCCAGTGAGGCGCAGCGCCGCTTCCCCAGCAATGTAGACTGCAAGACTGTCCACGCATTGGCGTTCAAGGACGTCGGGAGGAG CTACCATCTTCATAAGAAGCTAATCTTCAGCCTGACGCCGTTCACCATCAACTCTGTTCTGCCTGAAGGCCGTGGCGGCTTTATCAAAGCCAAAGTGGTGACCTCAACTCTCAATGCCTTCATGGCTTCGACGGACCGGACTATCACCACTAGACACGTCCCCAGCACCCGTGTAAGCAAGAACGGCCACAGGGAGGAAATAGACGAATATGAAAAACCG TTGTTTGTCCGCGATGCACGGACAATCTGGAACAAAATGACGGATCTCAATGAGACACAAGAATATGCCTACTACATGACCCACGATG GTTACCTTAAGTTATGGCAGCTCCAAATCCCGAAGCCCCAGTTGTCTGACCGCTACGACGTCCTCTTCATCGATGAGGCCCAGGACTGCACGCCAG CCATCATGGATGTGCTTCTATCTCAGAGCTGTGGGAAAATCCTGGTTGGAGACCCTCATCAGCAGATCTACACCTTCAAAGGAGCAGTCAATGCCCTGCACATagtgaaccacacacacatctactaCCTGACACAG AGCTTCCGGTTTGGTGCTGAAATTGCTTATGTGGGGGCCACCATCCTCAATGTGTGCAAGAGTGTGCAGAAGATTCTAGTGGGAGGAAAGCAAAAAG GGGGTGTGTGTGACGAGACTgcagaaaacatgacagcagctATGAGGACAGGTGTCAGCCATTGTCGGGGGAAGACGGCCATCTTGTCGAGATGCAATCTCAGTGTGTTCAGTGAAGCTGTCCGGCTCACTGACGCCAACCCGCTCTGCCGGATCCACTTCATAGGA GGTGTCACAAGTATCGGCCTGAATCGGATCCTGGATATCTGGCAGCTGATGCAGGAGTCAAGAGAGGTGAGCCGAGGGCCAGGCCAGCAACCAAAAT tcATCAGAGATCCCCTGATTCGCTCCTTCGTCAGGAGAAGTCAGAATCCCTTCGGGGCCCTGAAGAAGTACGTCACGCAGACGGAGGACCGGGAGCTGGAGGCCAAACTCAGCATCGTTGAAAAATATGGAAGTCGCATCCCTGAACTGGCGATGCGCCTGAAAAGGTGCTATGAAAATGACTTTAACAATGCAG ACTTCATTGTGGGAACAGTCCACAAGGCCAAAGGTCTGGAGTTCGACACTGTGATGGTCTCCGAAGGCTTTGCCAAGGTCCCTTCCTCGAGACACAATCTGCACTTCAATCCTGACTTCTTGTTTG CTAACATTCCTGACGATGAGTGGAACCTCCTGTATGTGGCGGTAACTCGTGCCAAGACCTCACTGGTCATCACTAAGACCATCCGTCACATCCTCACAGTGGCTGGG GAATACTTCCTGGAGTCGCAGATGCCCAGCTCCTTGCTGAAGGTGGGCGAGCCTGTCCCGTGTATCGTCACAGACTGCCCCAACTGCGTCACACCCAGCTCGGCGTTCGTCATGTTCAAACGACAGATGAAATGT ACGGACGGTGTGTCTGACGGAGGCCCgctgtgtgagaggtgtgtgtggacTCGCATCGGGCCCACTGCCTTCCTCATGACTGACGACGTGCTCTCGATGGCCGAAATTCCCAGAAGACTCGGCCCGCTGGACCACCACGTGATGTTTCTGGCGCTTTTTTAG
- the fbxo18 gene encoding F-box DNA helicase 1 isoform X1, whose translation MEEAVKGKVKRRHLNAAECDELGRSAEGTNALTLPHAVRHGQGSRDPSRWLYPKTPTKRRKCAASASGSPAGQQKGINDFFSVTGVISTSPHKSSQSQSSTHTNGLNGELFPKGEPKIVKEEDNDDYVSMLAAAMTPEPEAEEDEVDDVSLLAAVMGPESKIKQEEEVDYLEGMTAEMFGDDEEFDRCDSDIHKEDEEVEALPDAHYGLLGSSKVLLQPQGCIEDLPEELLRQVLCQVPAQDLYRNVSLVCHRWRNIIKDSKFVPFKKQYYRYVMREQATELEILSVLRSSGITNPASSQHSIRYLVVLMAQHKVGERLRPEDVLECVKKHRLFPQAEASIRLRIPDIQKHFNLGVEGPNPYAAMAVILILSESVADVQALVSLLSGCMSDTAITEYLSHMAMMLLALMRNNIQISNRLHYNIYYVLHLMENGPFSVGPGQSGRPQIHLTREQQLILSHDIQRDHVVKIVAFAGTGKTTTLVKYAEQRPHLRFLYVAFNKSVASEAQRRFPSNVDCKTVHALAFKDVGRSYHLHKKLIFSLTPFTINSVLPEGRGGFIKAKVVTSTLNAFMASTDRTITTRHVPSTRVSKNGHREEIDEYEKPLFVRDARTIWNKMTDLNETQEYAYYMTHDGYLKLWQLQIPKPQLSDRYDVLFIDEAQDCTPAIMDVLLSQSCGKILVGDPHQQIYTFKGAVNALHIVNHTHIYYLTQSFRFGAEIAYVGATILNVCKSVQKILVGGKQKGGVCDETAENMTAAMRTGVSHCRGKTAILSRCNLSVFSEAVRLTDANPLCRIHFIGGVTSIGLNRILDIWQLMQESREVSRGPGQQPKFIRDPLIRSFVRRSQNPFGALKKYVTQTEDRELEAKLSIVEKYGSRIPELAMRLKRCYENDFNNADFIVGTVHKAKGLEFDTVMVSEGFAKVPSSRHNLHFNPDFLFANIPDDEWNLLYVAVTRAKTSLVITKTIRHILTVAGEYFLESQMPSSLLKVGEPVPCIVTDCPNCVTPSSAFVMFKRQMKCTDGVSDGGPLCERCVWTRIGPTAFLMTDDVLSMAEIPRRLGPLDHHVMFLALF comes from the exons ATGGAGGAGGCTGTCAAAG GGAAGGTCAAAAGGAGGCACCTGAACGCAGCAGAGTGTGATGAACTGGGACGAAGTGCAGAGGGCACTAATGCCCTCACCCTGCCCCACGCCGTCAGGCATGGGCAAGGCAGCCGCGACCCCAGCCGGTGGCTTTACCCTAAGACACCCACCAAGCGACGGAAGTGTG CAGCATCTGCCTCAGGAAGTCCTGCTGGGCAACAGAAGGGCATCAACGACTTCTTCTCTGTGACAGGAGTCATCAGTACGAGTCCGCACAAATCCTCCCAGTCTCAgtcttccacacacacaaatggactCAATGGAGAGCTTTTTCCCAAAGGAGAGCCAAAGATtgtgaaagaggaggacaaTGATGACtatgtcagcatgttagctgcTGCAATGACACCAGAACCTGAAGCAGAGGAGGACGAGGTTGACgatgttagcctgttagctgcCGTGATGGGGCCAGAGTCTAAGataaagcaggaggaggaggtggattATCTGGAGGGAATGACAGCAGAGATGTTTGGGGACGATGAAGAATTTGACCGATGTGACAGTGACATTCACaaggaggacgaggaggtggAGGCCCTCCCTGACGCCCACTATGGGCTCCTGGGCAGCAGCAAGGTTTTGCTGCAGCCCCAGGGCTGCATAGAGGACCTTCCAGAAGAGTTGCTGAGGCAAGTACTGTGCCAGGTCCCTGCCCAGGACCTCTACCGCAATGTCAGCCTTGTTTGCCATCGCTGGAGGAACATCATCAAAGACAGCAAG TTTGTCCCCTTTAAGAAACAATACTACCGCTACGTGATGAGGGAGCAGGCCACAGAACTGGAGATCCTCTCCGTCCTGAGGAGCAGCGGCATAACAAATCCAGCATCATCACAGCACAGCATACGATACCTTGTTGT GTTAATGGCACAGCATAAGGTCGGAGAGCGGTTGAGACCGGAGGATGTTCTGGAGTGTGTTAAGAAACATCGCCTCTTTCCTCAGGCCGAAGCCTCCATAAGATTACGTATTCCTGACATTCAGAAGCACTTTAACCTCGGCGTGGAG GGTCCCAACCCTTACGCGGCCATGGCTGTCATACTGATCCTAAGTGAGAGTGTTGCTGACGTGCAGGCCTTGGTGTCTCTGCTCAGCGGCTGCATGTCGGACACCGCCATCACAGAGTACCTCAGCCACATGGCCATGATGTTGCTTGCCTTAATGAGGAACAACATCCAGATTAGCAACAG GTTGCATTACAACATCTACTATGTACTTCACCTGATGGAGAACGGGCCCTTTTCTGTTGGCCCCGGTCAGAGTGG GCGGCCTCAGATCCACCTCACACGTGAACAGCAGCTCATCCTCAGCCACGACATCCAGCGAGACCATGTGGTGAAGATCGTGGCTTTTGCAG GTACAGGCAAGACGACCACGCTGGTGAAGTACGCCGAGCAGCGGCCGCACCTCCGCTTCCTGTATGTGGCCTTCAACAAGTCAGTGGCCAGTGAGGCGCAGCGCCGCTTCCCCAGCAATGTAGACTGCAAGACTGTCCACGCATTGGCGTTCAAGGACGTCGGGAGGAG CTACCATCTTCATAAGAAGCTAATCTTCAGCCTGACGCCGTTCACCATCAACTCTGTTCTGCCTGAAGGCCGTGGCGGCTTTATCAAAGCCAAAGTGGTGACCTCAACTCTCAATGCCTTCATGGCTTCGACGGACCGGACTATCACCACTAGACACGTCCCCAGCACCCGTGTAAGCAAGAACGGCCACAGGGAGGAAATAGACGAATATGAAAAACCG TTGTTTGTCCGCGATGCACGGACAATCTGGAACAAAATGACGGATCTCAATGAGACACAAGAATATGCCTACTACATGACCCACGATG GTTACCTTAAGTTATGGCAGCTCCAAATCCCGAAGCCCCAGTTGTCTGACCGCTACGACGTCCTCTTCATCGATGAGGCCCAGGACTGCACGCCAG CCATCATGGATGTGCTTCTATCTCAGAGCTGTGGGAAAATCCTGGTTGGAGACCCTCATCAGCAGATCTACACCTTCAAAGGAGCAGTCAATGCCCTGCACATagtgaaccacacacacatctactaCCTGACACAG AGCTTCCGGTTTGGTGCTGAAATTGCTTATGTGGGGGCCACCATCCTCAATGTGTGCAAGAGTGTGCAGAAGATTCTAGTGGGAGGAAAGCAAAAAG GGGGTGTGTGTGACGAGACTgcagaaaacatgacagcagctATGAGGACAGGTGTCAGCCATTGTCGGGGGAAGACGGCCATCTTGTCGAGATGCAATCTCAGTGTGTTCAGTGAAGCTGTCCGGCTCACTGACGCCAACCCGCTCTGCCGGATCCACTTCATAGGA GGTGTCACAAGTATCGGCCTGAATCGGATCCTGGATATCTGGCAGCTGATGCAGGAGTCAAGAGAGGTGAGCCGAGGGCCAGGCCAGCAACCAAAAT tcATCAGAGATCCCCTGATTCGCTCCTTCGTCAGGAGAAGTCAGAATCCCTTCGGGGCCCTGAAGAAGTACGTCACGCAGACGGAGGACCGGGAGCTGGAGGCCAAACTCAGCATCGTTGAAAAATATGGAAGTCGCATCCCTGAACTGGCGATGCGCCTGAAAAGGTGCTATGAAAATGACTTTAACAATGCAG ACTTCATTGTGGGAACAGTCCACAAGGCCAAAGGTCTGGAGTTCGACACTGTGATGGTCTCCGAAGGCTTTGCCAAGGTCCCTTCCTCGAGACACAATCTGCACTTCAATCCTGACTTCTTGTTTG CTAACATTCCTGACGATGAGTGGAACCTCCTGTATGTGGCGGTAACTCGTGCCAAGACCTCACTGGTCATCACTAAGACCATCCGTCACATCCTCACAGTGGCTGGG GAATACTTCCTGGAGTCGCAGATGCCCAGCTCCTTGCTGAAGGTGGGCGAGCCTGTCCCGTGTATCGTCACAGACTGCCCCAACTGCGTCACACCCAGCTCGGCGTTCGTCATGTTCAAACGACAGATGAAATGT ACGGACGGTGTGTCTGACGGAGGCCCgctgtgtgagaggtgtgtgtggacTCGCATCGGGCCCACTGCCTTCCTCATGACTGACGACGTGCTCTCGATGGCCGAAATTCCCAGAAGACTCGGCCCGCTGGACCACCACGTGATGTTTCTGGCGCTTTTTTAG
- the nudt5 gene encoding ADP-sugar pyrophosphatase, whose translation MSNSEEPKGSTTPHIVKEEVIAAGKWVKLEKTTYVDPAGNTRTWETAKRTTRRTNTEADGVGIIALLKRTLHKDCVVMVKQFRPPMGCHTLEFPAGLIDEGESAEVTALRELKEETGYKGEVVGVTPVTCLDPGLSNCTTQIVLVNINGDEMENINPTQQLGDGEFVEVILLPLDEFQTKIDDLLKKEKIVVDAKVYIFAMGMAQAFFKPRELPVLKQ comes from the exons ATGAGCAACTCCGAGGAACCCAAAGGGAGCACTACTCCACACATAGTGAAAGAAGAG GTGATTGCAGCAGGAAAATGGGTGAAGCTGGAGAAGACGACATACGTGGACCCTGCGGGAAACACCAG GACCTGGGAGACCGCAAAAAGGACAACGAGACGAACCAACACAGAAGCAGATG GTGTTGGAATCATCGCCTTGCTGAAACGGACGCTCCACAAAGACTGCGTTGTGATGGTGAAGCAGTTTCGTCCACCAATGGGATGCCACACCTTGGAGTTTCCTGCAG GGTTGATTGATGAGGGGGAAAGTGCGGAGGTTACAGCACTGAGGGAGCTAAAAGAAGAAACCGGTTACAAAGGGGAAGTCGTCGGAGTCACTCCAG TGACCTGTCTGGACCCCGGTCTGTCTAACTGCACCACCCAGATTGTCCTGGTCAACATCAATGGAGATGAAATGGAGAATATCAACCCGACACAGCAGCTCG gtgatggag aGTTCGTTGAAGTCATCCTTTTGCCCCTTGATGAATTCCAGACGAAAATAGATG ATCtgctgaagaaagaaaaaatcgTGGTGGACGCCAAAGTGTACATCTTCGCCATGGGCATGGCTCAGGCCTTCTTTAAGCCGAGGGAGCTCCCCGTCCTGAAGCAGTGA
- the cdc123 gene encoding translation initiation factor eIF2 assembly protein isoform X2, which yields MKKEQVVNCQFSVWYPIFKKHTIKSLILPLPQNVIDYLLDDGTLVVSGSDHNTQQTHTNNSDSNAEEDIQWSDDETTTTVTAPEFPEFTSKVLEAINALGGRVFPKLNWSAPRDANWIALNSSLQCHSLSDIFLLFKSSDFIAHDLTQPFLLCSDQDSPDPVINYELVLRKWSELIPGGEFRCFVKENKLIAISQRDYTQYYQHISKQEEQICQAIQEFFSQHIQYNFLDEDFVFDVYRDSLGRVWLIDLNPFGEVTDSLLFSWEELASGGEISQQQEGPAFRYTTSEVTVQPSPCLSYRIPRDFVDLSAGEDAYKLIDFLKLKKSQQEDSEEEEEEEEEDAPQ from the exons ATGAAGAAGGAGCAAGTTGTCAACTGTCAGTTTTCGGTTTGGTATCCGATATTCAAGAAACATACGATTAAAAG TCTTATTCTCCCACTGCCTCAGAATGTAATAGACTATTTACTGGACGATGGGACACTGGTAGTCTCTGGGAG TGACCataacacacagcagacacacacgaaCAACAGCGACTCGAATGCAGAGGAAGACATTCAG tggtcagaTGATGAGACAACCACCACTGTCACT GCGCCTGAGTTCCCAGAATTCACCTCTAAAGTGCTGGAGGCCATAAATGCCCTCGGTGGGCGTGTGTTTCCCAAACTCAACTGGAGCGCTCCACGG GATGCTAACTGGATTGCTCTGAACAGTTCCCTGCAGTGTCACAGCCTCAGCGATATATTTCTGCTCTTCAAAAGCTCCGATTTCATCGCCCACGACCTCACGCAGCC ATTCCTTCTATGTAGTGACCAAGACTCCCCAGATCCAGTCATAAACTATGAG CTGGTCCTGAGAAAGTGGAGCGAGCTGATTCCCGGTGGAGAGTTCCGCTGCTTcgtcaaagaaaacaaactgattg CCATCTCCCAGAGAGACTACACTCAGTATTACCAGCACATCTcaaagcaggaggagcagatcTGTCAGGCCATACAGGAGTTCTTCAGCCAGCACATCCAGTACAACTTCCTGGACGAAGACT tcGTGTTCGATGTCTACAGAGATAGTCTG ggGAGGGTGTGGCTGATAGACCTGAACCCGTTCGGAGAGGTGACCGACTCGCTGCTGTTCAGCTGGGAGGAGCTGGCGTCCGGCGGGGAGATCTCCCAGCAGCAG GAAGGCCCAGCGTTTCGCTACACCACCAGCGAGGTGACGGTGCAGCCCAGCCCCTGCCTGAGCTACAGAATCCCGCGGGACTTCGTTGACCTCTCCGCCGGAGAAGACGCCTACAAACTCATCGACTTCCTCAAACTG
- the cdc123 gene encoding translation initiation factor eIF2 assembly protein isoform X1: MKKEQVVNCQFSVWYPIFKKHTIKSLILPLPQNVIDYLLDDGTLVVSGSDHNTQQTHTNNSDSNAEEDIQWSDDETTTTVTAPEFPEFTSKVLEAINALGGRVFPKLNWSAPRDANWIALNSSLQCHSLSDIFLLFKSSDFIAHDLTQPFLLCSDQDSPDPVINYELVLRKWSELIPGGEFRCFVKENKLIAISQRDYTQYYQHISKQEEQICQAIQEFFSQHIQYNFLDEDFVFDVYRDSLGRVWLIDLNPFGEVTDSLLFSWEELASGGEISQQQVRLPRLDHGKSSEAYVLLVIAWFSLHTQEGPAFRYTTSEVTVQPSPCLSYRIPRDFVDLSAGEDAYKLIDFLKLKKSQQEDSEEEEEEEEEDAPQ; the protein is encoded by the exons ATGAAGAAGGAGCAAGTTGTCAACTGTCAGTTTTCGGTTTGGTATCCGATATTCAAGAAACATACGATTAAAAG TCTTATTCTCCCACTGCCTCAGAATGTAATAGACTATTTACTGGACGATGGGACACTGGTAGTCTCTGGGAG TGACCataacacacagcagacacacacgaaCAACAGCGACTCGAATGCAGAGGAAGACATTCAG tggtcagaTGATGAGACAACCACCACTGTCACT GCGCCTGAGTTCCCAGAATTCACCTCTAAAGTGCTGGAGGCCATAAATGCCCTCGGTGGGCGTGTGTTTCCCAAACTCAACTGGAGCGCTCCACGG GATGCTAACTGGATTGCTCTGAACAGTTCCCTGCAGTGTCACAGCCTCAGCGATATATTTCTGCTCTTCAAAAGCTCCGATTTCATCGCCCACGACCTCACGCAGCC ATTCCTTCTATGTAGTGACCAAGACTCCCCAGATCCAGTCATAAACTATGAG CTGGTCCTGAGAAAGTGGAGCGAGCTGATTCCCGGTGGAGAGTTCCGCTGCTTcgtcaaagaaaacaaactgattg CCATCTCCCAGAGAGACTACACTCAGTATTACCAGCACATCTcaaagcaggaggagcagatcTGTCAGGCCATACAGGAGTTCTTCAGCCAGCACATCCAGTACAACTTCCTGGACGAAGACT tcGTGTTCGATGTCTACAGAGATAGTCTG ggGAGGGTGTGGCTGATAGACCTGAACCCGTTCGGAGAGGTGACCGACTCGCTGCTGTTCAGCTGGGAGGAGCTGGCGTCCGGCGGGGAGATCTCCCAGCAGCAGGTGAGACTTCCTCGTCTGGACCATGGCAAAAGCTCAGAGGCTTATGTTTTATTGGTAATTGCGTGGTTTTCTCTGCACACGCAGGAAGGCCCAGCGTTTCGCTACACCACCAGCGAGGTGACGGTGCAGCCCAGCCCCTGCCTGAGCTACAGAATCCCGCGGGACTTCGTTGACCTCTCCGCCGGAGAAGACGCCTACAAACTCATCGACTTCCTCAAACTG